The DNA sequence ACCAACCGGCGGAGAATCCATATCGAAAAACGGAAGAAGCAACCAACCGAACCGGATTGCCCACAACGCAGGCTCATCCGACCGGGAATTTCTGGCAAAAGAACCGATCGGTAAATTATTGGCAAAGCTCGCACTTCCTACAGTCGCCGCACAGATGATCAATATGCTGTATAACATCGTTGATCGTATTTACATTGGTCATATTCCACAAAACGGTTCACTGGCACTTACCGGTGTCGGTGTCTGTATGCCCCTTATCATGATCATCTCCGCTTTCGCGGCTCTGGTCGGAAATGGCGGTGCTCCACGGGCTACCATCTATATGGGCAAAAATAAAAAAGACGATGCCGAGAAAATCCTCGGTAACTGTTTTACCATGCAGATCATCTTATCCGTTATACTGACTGCTGTTCTTCTGATTTGGAATCGCGATCTGCTTCTGGCATTCGGTGCAAGTAAGAATACCATTAACTATGCAACCTCATATATGAATATCTACGCAATCGGCACAATCTTTGTACAGCTCACTCTGGGTATGAATGCATTTATCACTGCACAGGGCTTCGCCAAAGAAGGTATGTTGTCCGTACTGATCGGTGCGATCGCGAATATCATCTTAGACCCGATCTTTATCTTTGCGCTTCATATGGGGGTAAAAGGTGCGGCTCTTGCAACGATCATTTCTCAGGGCTGTTCCTGCATCTGGGTCTTAAGCTTCCTCTTCGGCAAACGGACAACACTCCGTATCCGTGTGAAAAACCTCGGTTTGCAGGCCTCCTATATCCTGCCATGTCTGGCACTCGGTTCTGCTGTCTTTATCATGCAGGGAAGTGAAAGTATCATATCTGTGTGCTTCAACTCCTCCCTTCTGAAATATGGCGGAGATATGGCAGTCGGTGCTATGACGATCCTTACCAGCGTCATGCAGTTCGCCATGCTCCCACTTCAGGGACTTGGGCAGGGTGCTCAGCCGATCATCAGTTATAACTATGGTGCAAAAAATGCATCCCGAGTAAAGGATGCATTCAAACTTCTGCTAAAGGTCAGCCTGACATATTCTGTTTTATTATGGCTTTGCATTATGTGTTTCCCTCAGGTTTTTGCATCCATCTTTACCCCGGATACAGCCCTGATCGCATTTACCAAGGATGCACTTAGATACTACCTTGCGGTTATGTTCTTATTTGGAATCCAGATCTCCTGTCAGATGACATTCAATGCTCTCGGCAACGCTCCGGCATCCATCATCGTTGCGATCATGCGTAAATTCGTCCTGTTGATCCCATTGATCTTCATTATGCCGCATATCTACACCGCAGATAAGACAATGGCTGTCTACATGGCAGAACCGATCGCAGACCTGATCGCCGTAACCTTCACCGCCATCCTGTTCTTCTTCCAGTTCAGAAAGGCACTACGAGAGATCGAGTAAATAATTCTATCAGATAAAATGACCGGATAATCATATCCTGTTCTTACAGGCATTTGACTATCCGGTCGTTTATATTTTTCATCGAGCTTTTTCGTGCTTTAATTCAGGCAACACCGTGGCACACATTGTAAAGAAGCTGGCACATCCGCCGATCAGATTCGAGATTGGCTCTGCCCAGAATACACCATCCACTCCAAGATTTCCGATTTTCGGAAGCAGAATGGTAAGCGGCACTACGATAAACGCCTTCCGAAGCAGAGAAAAGAAGGTAGCCTTTTTCGCCTTTCCAAGCGCAAGGAACACACTCTGTCCGGTAAACTGCAATGCCATAAAACAAAATCCAAAGAAATATATATGTAATGCCGGAACCCCTTTTGCGATCAGTTCCGGTGAATGATTAAATATACGGATAAACGGCTCCGGGAACAATCTGAGAATGCCCCATGCCGCAAAAGTATAGGTTACGCATAATATAGTCAGGAAACGGATGGCTTTCCGTACCTTCTCATATGCCCCTTCTCCATAATTAAAGCTCATGACCGGAGATGCACCATTTGTAATACCCATAACCGGAAGTGTACAGATATCGCGCACGGAATTCAACACGGTCATAACGCCCACATAGATATCCCCACCATAGACCTGAAGTGTCGCATTACATACAACCTGTACCAGACTGTTTGTAAATGCCATGATAAAGCTGGATACTCCCAGACCGATGATCCGCAAAACCCGTTTCCACTGCAGCCACATACAGCTCCATTTCAAATGAAGCACTGCCCGTTTTCCGGTCAGGAATACAAGTACCCATACTGTCGAGCAAAACTGAGAAATGATCGTCGCAATAGCCGCTCCTCTTACTCCCAGATTTAAAACAAAGATAAATATAGGATCCAGTATTATATTTAAAACTGCTCCGATCAGAACCGATATCATCCCTGTATTTCCAAAGCCCTGACTGTTGATAAACGGATTCATTCCTACCGATACCATGACAAATACCGTTCCCAGCAGATAGATCTGAATATAGGAGCCTGCATATGGGAATGTATCATCACTTGCACCAAACAGATAAAGAATCGGCTTATAAAAGATCAGCCCGATAATCGTCAATACAATTCCTGTTCCGATCAATAACGTAAAAGCATTTCCCATCAGATGCTCTGCTTCTTCATCATTACCCTTACCGCGTTCCATGGAACAAAGCGGTGCACCTCCATTTCCATACAGATAGGTAAAGGCGGTGATCAGTGAAATGATCGGAAAGCACAGACCTACCCCTGTCAGTGCAGTTGTACCGACTTCCGGGATCCGTCCGATGTAGATCCTGTCAACCACGTTATATAAAAGATTAAGTAGCTGTGCCAGAATCATTGGTACAGCTACTTCTATAATATTTCTATA is a window from the Lachnospiraceae bacterium GAM79 genome containing:
- a CDS encoding MATE family efflux transporter; amino-acid sequence: MQAHQTDFSSGNVYRNIIEVAVPMILAQLLNLLYNVVDRIYIGRIPEVGTTALTGVGLCFPIISLITAFTYLYGNGGAPLCSMERGKGNDEEAEHLMGNAFTLLIGTGIVLTIIGLIFYKPILYLFGASDDTFPYAGSYIQIYLLGTVFVMVSVGMNPFINSQGFGNTGMISVLIGAVLNIILDPIFIFVLNLGVRGAAIATIISQFCSTVWVLVFLTGKRAVLHLKWSCMWLQWKRVLRIIGLGVSSFIMAFTNSLVQVVCNATLQVYGGDIYVGVMTVLNSVRDICTLPVMGITNGASPVMSFNYGEGAYEKVRKAIRFLTILCVTYTFAAWGILRLFPEPFIRIFNHSPELIAKGVPALHIYFFGFCFMALQFTGQSVFLALGKAKKATFFSLLRKAFIVVPLTILLPKIGNLGVDGVFWAEPISNLIGGCASFFTMCATVLPELKHEKAR
- a CDS encoding MATE family efflux transporter; amino-acid sequence: MKKQRQAYSMTDSPNNTSKASPPTGGESISKNGRSNQPNRIAHNAGSSDREFLAKEPIGKLLAKLALPTVAAQMINMLYNIVDRIYIGHIPQNGSLALTGVGVCMPLIMIISAFAALVGNGGAPRATIYMGKNKKDDAEKILGNCFTMQIILSVILTAVLLIWNRDLLLAFGASKNTINYATSYMNIYAIGTIFVQLTLGMNAFITAQGFAKEGMLSVLIGAIANIILDPIFIFALHMGVKGAALATIISQGCSCIWVLSFLFGKRTTLRIRVKNLGLQASYILPCLALGSAVFIMQGSESIISVCFNSSLLKYGGDMAVGAMTILTSVMQFAMLPLQGLGQGAQPIISYNYGAKNASRVKDAFKLLLKVSLTYSVLLWLCIMCFPQVFASIFTPDTALIAFTKDALRYYLAVMFLFGIQISCQMTFNALGNAPASIIVAIMRKFVLLIPLIFIMPHIYTADKTMAVYMAEPIADLIAVTFTAILFFFQFRKALREIE